In one window of Verrucomicrobiia bacterium DNA:
- a CDS encoding transglutaminase domain-containing protein has protein sequence MSDVSVSELSANRRERVSRASLVRGLRRLFVHGVWVWRVLVLISLPLALCAVSLDELMNGEKMTPKKFASYFKDFEYKFHPEIQPVEVFLETRNGDCDDYALLADKVLRKHGFTTRLVSIRMPGLLTHVVCYVNEEKVYLDFNNRVYLTRTERCDPDLRVIAQRVAKSFEANWTSVSEFTYSEGVKELVKTVSKTDVYADKEEDKKAEAAVTAPAKKKIVIDF, from the coding sequence GTGAGTGATGTATCGGTGAGTGAACTGAGTGCCAATCGCAGAGAGCGTGTTTCCCGTGCCAGTCTGGTGCGGGGGCTGAGGCGTCTTTTTGTGCATGGGGTCTGGGTTTGGCGGGTGCTGGTGCTGATTAGTCTGCCGCTGGCTTTGTGTGCGGTGAGCCTGGACGAGTTGATGAATGGGGAGAAGATGACGCCGAAGAAGTTCGCCAGTTACTTCAAGGATTTCGAATATAAGTTTCATCCTGAGATCCAGCCGGTGGAGGTGTTTCTGGAAACGCGCAACGGGGATTGTGATGATTATGCATTGCTGGCGGACAAGGTGCTGCGGAAGCACGGGTTCACGACCAGGCTGGTCTCCATCCGCATGCCCGGTTTGCTGACACATGTGGTTTGCTACGTGAACGAGGAAAAGGTTTACTTGGACTTCAACAACCGGGTTTATCTTACACGGACCGAGCGTTGCGATCCTGACCTGCGCGTGATAGCGCAAAGAGTGGCGAAATCGTTTGAAGCCAACTGGACATCGGTTTCCGAGTTCACTTACAGCGAAGGGGTGAAGGAACTGGTGAAGACCGTTTCGAAAACGGATGTTTACGCCGACAAGGAAGAGGACAAGAAGGCGGAGGCCGCTGTGACTGCACCGGCGAAGAAGAAAATAGTGATCGATTTTTGA